TAATTTGTAACATTTAACTAACAAAACCTGTAACTTGCAACCTGTAACCTGTAACTGATTATATGAAATTCGGCACTAAAACCATACATGCGGGGGTTCATCCCGATCCAAGTACCGGCGCTATTATGACGCCTATTTTTCAAACTTCTACTTATGTGCAAAAATCGCCCGGCGATCATAAAGGCTACGAGTATTCGCGCACTCATAATCCAACGCGTACGCAATTGCAAAATGCTTTGGCTGCCCTGGAAAACGGAAAGCATGGTTTGTGTTTTGCTACCGGCATGGCCGCCATTGATGCGCTGATTAAATTACTTAACCCCGGCGACGAAGTTATTGCTACGAACGATTTATACGGAGGGAGCTACCGGATATTTACAAAGATCTTCCAAAAATACGGTTTAAAGTTTCACTTTATTTCGATGAGTGAAGCCGCCAATATTGAAAAATACATTAATCAAAACACCAAATTAATCTGGGTAGAAACTCCCACTAACCCTCTTTTAAATATTATTGATATTGCGGCAGCAGCCGAAATTGCCAAAAAACACAACATTTTGCTGGGCGTAGATAACACATTTGCTACGCCGTATCTGCAAACGCCTTTGGATTTAGGCGCTGATATAGTAATGCACTCCTTAACCAAGTACATGGGTGGCCACTCCGATGTGGTAATGGGTGCCTTAATCGTAAACGACGATGATCTGGCGCAGCAGCTCACTTTTATTCAAAATGCCTCGGGGGCAACGCCTGGGCCGCAGGATTGCTTTTTATTGCTGCGGGGCTTAAAAACTTTACACGTGCGCATGCAGCGCCATTGCGAAAATGGCAGAGCAGTGGCCGAATTTTTAAAAAATCACCCAAAAGTAGAAAAAGTTTACTGGCCCGGATTTGCCGATCACAACAACCATGCAATAGCGCAAAAACAAATGCGTGATTTTGGCGGGATGATCTCGTTTGTGTTAAAAGGCGACGATATGCAGGATGCTATCCGTACCCTGGAGAAGTTCCATTACTTCTCGCTGGCCGAGTCGCTGGGTGGGGTAGAATCACTTTGTGGCCACCCGGCCAGCATGACCCACGCCAGCATTCCACGCGAAGAACGTTTAAAAGGTGGCCTCAGCGATTCTTTAATCCGTTTGAGTGTAGGCATTGAAGATATAGATGATTTACTAGCCGATTTAGAGCAAGCGTTGAGTTAGATTTTAGATGCTAGATATTAGACACTAGATTCTTGATAATTAAAAAAGCCAGCTATAAGCTGGCTTTTTTAATTATCAAGAATCTAGTGTCTAATTCGTTTCCAGAATCTGGAAGAGTTCGTCTAGTTTGGGGGTAAGGATAATTTCGGTGCGCCGGTTTTTTTGCCGGATTTCGGCGGTTTTTCCAACTTCTACCGGAGCAGTCTGCCCGCGACCTGAAGGCGTAACTTTGGCGGCATCTAAGCCCGCCTTGGTTAGTATCCGGGTTATTTCGGTGGCGCGCAACACACTTAAATCCCAATTATCCTGAATGCCGGTAATTTTGGCTACGGGTACATCGTCGGTGTGGCCTTCTACTAAAACATTTACATCGTCTTGTCCTTGTAAAGCCTTAGCCAGCTTTTGTAAAGCTTCCTGGCCTTTCGGGTCTACTTTGGTGCTGCCGGATTTAAAAAGCAACTGCTCAGCCAACGATACATATACCTTTCCGTTTTTAACATTTACGGTTAAATCTTTATCTTTAAAACCTAGCAAAGCATTGCTCACTTTGCTGCGCAGGGCATCTACCGCTTTGTCTTTTTCGGCTAAAACCCGCTCCAATTCGTTCAGGCGTTCTTCCCGCGTTTTTAAATCCACGCTTAGTTTGTCTATTTGCTGTTTGCTGGCTTTTAAATTAGCATCTAGGGCTTTGAGCTCAGCTTCCCGGCGAGCTAAATCCGAAGAAAGGCGTGATGACTCTGCCGCGCTGTTCGACATTAACTTCTCGTGGTTTTTAATTAAGTTGTCGTAGGTTTTGGTTAAATCGGTGTACAAGCCTTTAATTTTGCGGAGCGCAATACCGGTGTCAGTAGAATCGC
The sequence above is a segment of the Adhaeribacter swui genome. Coding sequences within it:
- a CDS encoding cystathionine gamma-synthase, translating into MKFGTKTIHAGVHPDPSTGAIMTPIFQTSTYVQKSPGDHKGYEYSRTHNPTRTQLQNALAALENGKHGLCFATGMAAIDALIKLLNPGDEVIATNDLYGGSYRIFTKIFQKYGLKFHFISMSEAANIEKYINQNTKLIWVETPTNPLLNIIDIAAAAEIAKKHNILLGVDNTFATPYLQTPLDLGADIVMHSLTKYMGGHSDVVMGALIVNDDDLAQQLTFIQNASGATPGPQDCFLLLRGLKTLHVRMQRHCENGRAVAEFLKNHPKVEKVYWPGFADHNNHAIAQKQMRDFGGMISFVLKGDDMQDAIRTLEKFHYFSLAESLGGVESLCGHPASMTHASIPREERLKGGLSDSLIRLSVGIEDIDDLLADLEQALS
- a CDS encoding OmpA family protein, whose product is MIFLKFSKFSFFFCLSTLVFTTSCVTKKKYDDLNSQLSQVSSDAANTKRSLKLAQAQQAKLEEELGKLTEANLKLISDSTDTGIALRKIKGLYTDLTKTYDNLIKNHEKLMSNSAAESSRLSSDLARREAELKALDANLKASKQQIDKLSVDLKTREERLNELERVLAEKDKAVDALRSKVSNALLGFKDKDLTVNVKNGKVYVSLAEQLLFKSGSTKVDPKGQEALQKLAKALQGQDDVNVLVEGHTDDVPVAKITGIQDNWDLSVLRATEITRILTKAGLDAAKVTPSGRGQTAPVEVGKTAEIRQKNRRTEIILTPKLDELFQILETN